The sequence below is a genomic window from Desulfovibrionales bacterium.
GGCCTGTTACAACCTCGACGCATTCAGAAGTTTCGTCTTTGAAAGCACCTTCCTCAAAAGATTCAAAGTGCCCTCCAAGGTCATAAAAAAACTGAGGGCAGACGACGTCGAGCTGATGAAATTCGGCCTTAACTGGCTCAAGTTTTTTTTAGGTCACGAAAATACGTTCGTTTCCGCCCGATGACAAAGTTCCGAATGGTCTGGAAGTAAGCCTCGCCGCACCTGGTTATAATATCATTGTGGTCTGCGCCCGGCACCACGATGAGCTGCCTCTTCTTGGCGCCGGCGTAAGACATAAGCACCTCTATGTCGGTTAAAGGGATGAGGGCATCGCGTTGACCGTGGATAATAAGTGTGGGCTTTGTGACCTTGACTATGTTTTTGACGTTAATTAGGCCGTCTTCTTCTGATATCCCCAGATCGGAACCTGGAGCACCGATACGCCCCAGAAGGGCAACCGTACTGGCAAAGGCGCTGTCCAGGATAAGAGCGGCAATCTCATCGTTATAAGACGCTGCCAGTTCAATGGCGGATACGCTGCCCAGGGAACGTCCCATCAATACAAGCGGGCCGGTTCGGTTGCTTTCCTTTAGAAACCCTTTAATATCCTTATACACAGCATGGGCGTCACGGAGCATGGAGCCGGCCGTAGGTTCACCCGTGCTCTTTCCATATCCACGAAAATCAACGGCGATAAAACTAAAGCCGCAGCGATTGTATACAGGCCCAATGTCATCATAGTCGCTGGCTATCTCGCCATTGCCATGAAAAAAAAGGATATGGGGGGCATCGGGAACGGTGAGGTGCATACGCGCGCCGATCTGTACGCCTCCATCCACAGAGATGAAATGTTCTATGATACCTTCCGGCGCATGGTCTGAGTAATCCTTGCGGGGGTGAAATATGTACTGCAAAATCTCAGGCCGGTCCAGCCTGGAAAATTTTTCCTGTAAGGTGTCCATAATGTATATCTCCCAATATCTTATTTACTTTTAGTAGGTTGACAATAATGAATGTCATTAGTCAATAGTCATTTGTCACTGGTAAAAGGCGGCAATTTCCCGCACCTAACCAATGACCGATGACTAATGACCAGTGACGTTGCCTGTAGTTACTATACTCTAACGGTCATAAATGCAAATACTTTTTACCGCTGTAAACGTTCGAACGTTTGAACGTGTTTTAAGGTTAAGTCTGTCTCATCCCCTGCCGATAGTACATATATAACTGAGAATCCTCCCGTAGAGGAATCACCCATGCATAGCGTCTTAACCACCTGCCCTTTCTGTGCCTGCGGCTGCGGATTATATCTGCACGTAGAAAACGGGAGGATAGTGGGTGTCACTCCCAGTAAAAAACACCCCATCTCCCGCGGCAACCTGTGCGTGAAGGGATGGAACAGTATAGAGCACGTCCGGCATGCGGAGCGGCTGCGCGAACCATTGATCCGAAAAAACGGAAAACTGGTCAAGACCGGCTGGGACCAGGCCCTAAAGCGCATCTCCCATGAACTTCTCAGGCTTAAAAAAAATTATGGGGGCGAATCCATAGGCATACTCTCCTCGGCCAAATGCACCAATGAAGAAAATTATCTCTTAATGAAGCTCGGCCGCACCATTCTAAAAACCAACAACATCGACCATTGCGCCCGCCTCTGCCACTCTCCCAGCGTCCTGGGGTTGACCAATGCCTTTGGTTCCGGGGCCATGACCAACTCCATCTCTGAACTGGCCGGGGCCGAGGTCATCCTGGTCACCGGCTCTAACACCACTGAACAACACCCGCAGATTGCCCGCTTCATATTCGAGGCCCTGGACAAAGGCGCCAAACTGATCGTCATAGACCCCAGACGCATCGAACTCAGCAAATTCGCCCATATCTATCTAAGACCCCGCCTGGGTACAGACGTAATATGGCTGAACGGCATGATGAAAATCATCCTGGATGAAGGGCTGGTAGATGACTCTTTTATCAAGATGCGCACAGAGAATTTCTCAGAATTCAGGAAATTCCTCTCCCGTTTCGACCTAGGCCAGGTGGAGGCGATAAGCGGCATATCTCTGGAAGACCTGAGACAGGCCGCCAAGATGTATGCCGGCGCCAAAAGGGCCATTATTATATATTCCATGGGGATTACCCAGCATGTTTCCGGCACGGACAACGTGGAGTCCATCGCCAACCTGGCCATGATGACCGGCCACGTAGAACAGGAAATTACCGGTGTATTTCCCTTGCGCGGGCAAAACAACGTACAGGGGGCCTGTGATATGGGCGCCCTGCCCGGAATGCTGAGCGGCTACCAGAGGGTTGATGATCCGGCAGTTCTGGATAAATTTTCACAGGCCTGGAATACCGATCTGCCTACCGCCCCTGGTTTAAGCAGTGTGGATATGCTCCATGAGACAGGGAGAATAAAGGGGATGTTTATCATGGGAGAAAACTCCATGTTAAGTCATCCGGATATGAAAAACGTCAGGACTTCCTTAGAAAACCTGGATTTTCTGGCCGTGGCGGATATCTTCCTTACCGAAACCGCGGAAGTCGCAGACGTGGTCCTGCCCGCCGCCGCCTTTGCCGAGAAAGATGGCACGGTAACCAGTACGGAGCGGCGCATTCAGAGGATGCGAAAGGCCGTCCCGCCCGTCCACCTAGCTAAACCGGACTGGCAGATAATTATCGAGCTGGCCCGGCACATGGGATACCCCATGGACTACGAATCTCCGGCCGAGGTCATGGAGGAAATCGCCTTGCTCACCCCCATCTATGGGGGCGTTTATTATGATCGGCTGGAGACAGTCCAGGGGCTACAATGGCCATGTCCCGATCGCAACCATCCCGGAACGCCATATCTGCACAAAAAATCATTTGCGCGGGGTAAGGGGCTATTTTCCTGTATCGCTTACCGGCCGCCGGACGAATCACCTGATAAGGAATATCCCTTTGCCTTGACAACGGGACGCGTCTATGAGCACTGGCATACCGGCAGTATGACCAGAAGGATATCCATACTGAAACGAGAATGCCCGGAAGGGTTTATAGAAATAAGCCCCGCAGATGCGCGGGCATTGGGAATAATAAATGGAGAGCCGGTCAAGGTCATCTCGCCTCGCGGAGAGGTAGTTACCAGGGCCAGATTAGTCGAGGGCCTCCCCGGTAAAATGCTCTTTATGCCCTTCCACTTCCGGGAAGCCCCGGCCAATGTATTGACCAACAATGCCGTCGATCCCCAGGCCCGGATACCGGAGCTGAAGATATGCGCCGTGCGTCTGGAAAAGGTGAAATGATGACCGATAAACTCATCCTGTACAAAGAACACCTGAACAGCTTCCTGCGCAAGATAACCAAGGGATTTGAACTCATAGCGCCGGTCCGGAATACCTATGGGGATACGTTATTCGAGGTTATTTCATCTGTAGATGATGTCCGTATCGATCTGACCAATCGACCCATCCTCTCTCCCAAGCGTTTCTTCATGCCACAAGTGGAGACACTTTTTGCGTACCGTTATGATAAATCCGGTTATACATTCAAAGATGCGGCAGACAGTACGCCCCGGGTCATTTTCGGCCTTCGCTCCTGTGACACGCGGGGAATACTCTTTTACGACCTGATCTTTCAGGAAGGCCTGAAGGACAAATATTACCTGGACCGGCGCAAGGATACCATCCTTATCAACTTAGGCTGCAATCAGCCCGGAGAAAACTGCTTCTGCAAGAGCGCCCAGAGCGGCCCTTTTTTGACTTACGGCTATGATATCCAGTTAACAGATCTCGGGGATAGATTCTTTGTGGAGAACGGCCGGCCGCGGGGCCGGGAACTCCTGGCCGGATGGTCTTACTTTTTCCGTCCGGCTACGCAAACGGACATAGACGCGCAGTATGAGGTAGTCCTGGAATCGGAGGGTAAATTCCGGCACCGCCTCGATTTCGATGCCGCCATAGAAAAACTCATAAACCAGGAGGTTGCGCCGGCTATATGGGAAGAACTGGGCAGCCGCTGTCAGAACTGCGGAGGCTGTGCCTATGTCTGCCCCACCTGCTACTGCTTCAATATATTCGATAGCCCAGGTTCCGAGAAAGAAGGGGAACGCCTCAGAACCTGGGATGCCTGCACCTTTGCCGGCTTTAGCAGATTGGCCGGAGGATACAACCCGCGTCAGGATAAGGCCCAACGGATAAAAAGGCGCTTTTATCACAAGTTGTTCTATGACAAACAGAAGTATAACATCCCCAGTTGCGTGGGCTGCGGCCGCTGCGCGGACATCTGTTTTGGCCGTATAGACATGCTCAGCTTCATCCGCCTGATCTGTGAACAGAAAGAGAGGGCGCTTGCCCCCGCCCATCGGAGACTAGGGGAACTGCTCCTTGAGGCCGGGATCATCAGCCGGAAAGATTTGGATTTGGCAATAGAGAAACAGGCTGCGACCGGGAAGCCCCTGGGCGCTCAATTGGTTGAAATGGGTATGGTGGATAAGGAGGCGATTGCCAGGGCACTTGGCTGCCAACTGAAGATACCCGGCACAGCAGAAAATATAGAAGACTAAGAAGTTCGTAGGGCAACAGAGATGAGCAACAATATCTATCTCCCGCATATTGCCGTTATTAAGGATATAAAGGAAGAAACCGGCGATATAAGAACCTTTACCCTGGCGTTTAAGGACAGGGGATTGAAAAAGTCCTTTTCCTTCCGGCCCGGGCAGTTCATGATGGTCTCCGTCTTTCAGGCCGGTGAGGTCCCGATATCCATAAGCTCTTCCCCTACTCAACCGGGAAATTTGCAGTTAAGCATAAAAAAGGCCGGCTCTTTAACCGGGAAGATACATGGACACAAGGTTGGTGATGAGATTGGTCTGCGAGGGCCTTATGGCCGGAGTTTTCCCGTGGAAAGGCTGATCGGGAAGAATCTGTTGTTTGTGGCCGGAGGCATAGGGCTGGCTCCCTTGCGCAGTCTGATTAACTATGTACTGGATAAGAGAACGGAATTCGGCCGGGTTACTATCCTGCATGGAGCGAGAACCCCATCCGATATTCCCTTCAGGCATGAACTGTCCCGCTGGCCCAAAGAAAGGGACGTTAAAGTCCTGGTGACTGTGGATCGTCCGGATTCAAAATGGAGGGGGAGCGTAGGCCCGGTCACTACCTTATGGAACAAGGCCGACCTCTCCGGTCAGGACACCCTGGCTATTATCTGCGGCCCACCGGTGATGATCTCCTTTGTAGTTATGGATCTTCTCAAGATGGGATTTTCTGAAGATGATATTATCTCCACCCTGGAAAGACACATGAAATGCGGGGTGGGCAAGTGCGGGCATTGCAGCATTGGTCACCAACTGACCTGTGTGGACGGCCCGGTCTTTACCTACCGGGAGATGAAAGAGCTGCCGACAGATCTGTAGCTGAACCCCTTCTAATCAGAATATTTGTCATATTAAATTGTGTTCTCTATATCTTTATAAAAGCCGTCGATTTCTCTTTGTATCTCAATAGTCTTCCATATCGCAGTGACAATCCGGCAATAAGTCTGTATCTCATCAAGGGACAGTATCCGTTCCTTCCTATCCTTCAGCCATTTATCGCAGACCTGATAACCGCCGATTTGATAAGCCCATACATCAGGGGGAATGCCTTCAAAGTATTGTGCCTTGTTGATGAAAAGGAGACCAAATCCCCCCTCACCCCCCTTTACTAACGGGGGGATATTGTGAGAAGAATCCCTACTTCCCCTCTTTGGCGAAGAGGGGTTAAGGGGAGATTTTTCGAATAATTCATATCTCAACTTTTCTACCCTGTTGTCCCCTTTCCCCTGAAATCTTGCAATCGGCGAATCGAGGTCAGCGGATTTAAGCAGGTGCAAGTCAACAAGCCTGTTGCCGTATTCAGATATTTTCTTGAACAGCTTATAGTCCTTTGTAAACGGCACCCTTGGAAAGTCTATCTTCAGGAACGCTGCATACCTTGTCCTGTATGTCTCGGCATAAAGAACAGCATAGATGTAATAGAAGATTTCCTCAGGGGAAGGAGTTTTCTTATAGGCTTTTGATAATTCATTAATAACCTTGGCAGATAAGTTAGTCTTTTTCACTCCATAATCTGCCTTTGGTTCAAACAGCATCAACACGCCGCCAAAGGATCGCTTCACTGGTTTTTCTTTGTCATTGTAAAGATAAAGGGGGGCTTGTTGTATAATCCCCCTACTGCTCATAAAGGTTCTATTATCTACAATATGTTTGCTCACAAAAAAGTGGCTATAACTCTCTTCCAAGGAAACCTGTCTCATAAAACATAATGACACATTTTCCAGTAACATGTGTCCCAGCACTTCTTTCCGGGATCGCTCAATGACCGCTTCGTGGTAGAAAATCCATCGTTCATCGAATGGGCGATACAAGATCTTTGTAATAGTTTGATCCCAGTCAGTGTCCTTGGCAACACTCTCCCTTGCATCTCTCAGCTTCCAGTTAGTTTTATCTTTCAGCTTATAAGTCTGTTGTATTATTTCATCAGGTAATTTCTTATCCCTGAACTGCGACATTCTTCTACGCAGCCGATCCCGATCAAAATCAATAACGAATTCATCGCGTGACGTTACGATCCCTACGCTGCTCACCGGAAAGATATCGGTAATCTTCATGTACCTTTCATAAACAGACGACAACTTTTCATCGCGGGGGAAGAACAGATAGAATTCGGATTTAGGGGAAAGTTTCTTCCATTTGGTTGTTGTAATATCATGCTTATTAAGCCAATTGTATTTCTTTTCTCTGAGCCCCCATAGTTCGAAATGGAAAACTTTTGACCCGCCTTTTATCCCCCCCTTGCCAAGAGGGGTTTTCTTGATAAAGATAGCAATAGCAACTCCTTGTTGAATATCAAAGACATTCTCATCTCTTGACCCGTCAGGACTTTTTTCCTTCTTGAGGCTGTTGCCGTGCAGGTCAAGGATATACATCTCGTCGAAACTCCGCATCAGCGACTGACGCATCCCCCTGAAAGTCGGATTATCGAGATAGCTGTGGTTCGTAATAAACCCGAGTACCCCTTGGCCTGCCTGATCGATCTTCCACTGGGCAAAACGGATGAACTTAACATAATCGTCCTGAAGCCACTTGGGGTTCTTTTCATTAAGCGGTCTCCCATCGACTTGATAATAAGCCTTAATCTCGCTTGAAATCCATTCACCGATATTTGATGAATGTCCCGAATAAGGCGGGTTTCCCAGGATCACGAGTATTGGTTGTTCTTTCTTCACCAGACCGGCCAGATGAGACTCTTCAGATAATGAGGCCATCCCGGGCAGCTCTGTTTGGGCCACCTCTTCCATTTCGAGCGTATTGGTAAGATAAAGTTTCACTCGGTCATCCCTCTGCAACCTGTACCCTAATTCTTCCAAAAGGAAAGACATCTTCAAATGCCCGACGGCATAGGGGGCCATCATCAATTCAAAGGCATAGAGGTTTTTCAGGATATGTTCTTTTATGAAATTCTCCCTGCCTCCCTCTCCGTATTTGGAAACAAATTCATCAATTGCAAGTTTTGCCGCCTCTGCCAAAAAGGTAAGCGTTCCTGCTGCGGGGTCTAAGACAGTCACGTTCCTGTCTGCAAATCCGTCAGGTTTACTGAACTGCTCTTTAAGGATGTTGTGCAAAGAGCGAACTATGTAGAAAACCACAGGCTCAGGCGTGTAATACACCCCCCTCATCTCCCTTGTCTTCGGGTCATACGCGGCAAGGAAGGTTTCGTAGAAATGAACGATAGGGTCTTTCCCCTTACCCTCATGGAAGAATTGATGAAGTATTTTGGTGACATCCGTGAGGGAAAGGATTTCCGAAATATCATCAACAATCCATTCCATCTGCTGAGGGAGGGCGCCTAATGAAACAAACTGGAAAACGTCTCTCAATATTCCAATTGTTTGAGGTATGTTGTAATAGGCGAGTTTCCTATTGAAGCCATTTTCTGAACGAGTCCTGGCTGCAAATAGGCCGTAGGTGATAGTCTGTGCGTAAAGATCCGAGAATTCATCTTCCGTAAGGCCGCTGATAAGATAATCCTTAAAAGCCTTGTAAAATCCCCGGATAAATCCCTTGCCTGCACTCTGTTCTTCCCTCAGTTCCTGTGCTATAACCTCATCCTTTAAAAAGCGTGTCCTTTTGGCAAGTTCAACGGCAAGGTTCTTTGCGTCATATACTTTCGGCAATGAAAAGGAAAAAAACTTTTCCAGCAGTTGCAGGAATTCAGGTTCCTTTTCGAGAGGTGGGATAGTTTTTAGCTTATGAACTACGTATGGCCTTCCGATGAGGACCTTATCCGTCCTGACACCGTTACGGTAAAGCCTGAACTCAAAGAAATTGGTAAGAATAACATTCGGGAAAGTATGCAAGTATCTCTTTAGCTGCTCTGTTTCCTCTATCCTGTCAAGGTCTTCAATAGTAGGGTCTTTAGCCTCAATGTATCCCGTGATATGTTGCTTGCCGTCCCATACTCTGAAGTCCGGATTGCCCGCTTCCGTCTTTTTGGGAAGAATTGTTATATGAAAATTTTTCTTTCCAATTGAACCGCAATACTCATCAAGAAGAGATTTCAGGACCTGGTAATAGCTTTCTTCCCGTGCATCCCCCCGTGTGCCGGTATCGGCTATCTGTTTTAAATAGTCTTTAAGCATGACGCAACCTATCGATGATTTCCGGGCCAGCGCTCGTAGTCTCGTTGGTTCTCAGCATGGTTGTTTCGGAGCAATGCTTTTATGGATATGGAGGAATAGGAAGTAGCGTAAAATCATAGCCTGCATACCGATAATGCGTTAGAATACAAATAAAGGCAAGTGGAAAAAATTAGCTGAGGGCAGGGAGGTCAGGCCATGAACGACAAGAAACTATCTCCTAAGGTAGCCGTCATAGGCACAGGAATGGTGGGTTCATCATTTGCGTATGCCCTTACTATCAAGGGTACGGTACGGGAACTGGCCCTTATCAACAGGACGCCGGAAAGGGCTGAAGGAGAGGCCATGGACTTAAACCATGGCCTGTCTTTTTTATCGCCGATGAATATACAGTCCGGCGGTTATGAATTATGCCGGGATGCCCAGGTAGTGGTTATAACCGCCGGCGCCCCCCAAAAAACCGGGGAAACAAGGCTGGACCTGGCTAAAAGGAACGCCGCGGGTATAGAGGAAATCGTCCCAAAAATTCTGGAATTTAACCCCTCTCCCATACTTCTGATGGTCAGCAACCCTGTAGATATTTTGACCTATGCGGCCCTTAAGGTATCCGGGCTTCCTCCCGGCCAGGTAATAGGCTCAGGGACTGTTCTGGATAGTTCACGCTTTCGTTTCCTACTTTCTGGAAATTGCGCTATAGACCCGCGCAGTGTACACGCCTATATTATTGGTGAACATGGCGACAGTGAAGTAGCGGTCTGGAGCCGGGTAAACATAGCCGGCATCCCTCTGCACGAATATTGTTCCATCTGTGACCGCCAGTGCCCAAAGGCTACCAAAGACACCATATTCGAAAATGTTAAGAAGGCTGCTTATGATATCATAACCAAGAAGGGTGCCACTTATTATGCCATAGGCCTGGCCCTGACACGCATTGTCGAGTCCATCATCAGGGATGAGCATAGCATACTTACGGTCTCCAGCCTGGTCGAAGACTACTATGGCATCTCCAATGTCTGCCTTTCCCTCCCCAGTATAGTTGGCGCAAGTGGTATTGAAAGAGTAATCACCGCGTCTTTAAGCGATGGAGAAGTCCGCGCCTTGCAGAATTCAGTACGAATCCTGCGAGAGAGCCTTAAATCTCTGGGATGGTGAAACTAGAGCTATCCACAATCTTTATTCCGGGGCGACCAGTTGAAACCCGCAATTTTCGCAGTAGAAGAATCCATCCTGGGCCTTCTCTGCGTTATACGTATTCAGATGGCCACAGTTAGGACAAACGATGTACATGTCCTCTTCGAGTTCCTGAACCTCAAAGTTACCCTCAACATCAGCAGATACCCTTCCTTTCATAATCCCTCCAGTCTCTTATTCACCTCCTCCCAGTTAACAATGTCCCAGAAGGCATCGACAAATTTGGCCCTCTCGTTTTTGTAATCCAGGTAATACGCATGCTCCCAGACATCAATAACCATGAGTATTTTAAACATCGGATAAACGTTTATATTGTGCTTTTCCACCTGCATAATAATGGGCCTGTTGGTCTTACGGCAGAAGGTAAGCGCCGCCCACCCGGAGCCTTCTACGCTCACTGCCGTCTGGGTAATTTCCTTTTTGAACCTTTCAAAACCTCCGAACTCCTTCTCTAGTACCGCTCCTAAAGCGCCACCTGGCTTTCCACCGCCTTTGCCAGCAGGCGCTAAATTGCTCCAGAATAATGAGTGCAACAGATGTCCGCCTATGTGGAATGAGAGTTCCTTTAGGGTCGATTTCATATCCGGATCAGCGCCGTCTTTTCTGGCCTTATCCAGCTTCTCCAGTATGGCATTGGCGCCATTAACGTAGGCCAGATGGTGTTTGTCGTGGTGTATCCTTAGTTGTTCTTCTGATATGTGCGGTTCCAAGTCCCTATATCCGTAAGGCAGCTCCGGCAGGGTATATAATCTCGATGTTTCCATTGACATCCCTCCTTTATCTCTTATTTTGCCAGTTCTTCCTCCACTTCCTTTCTGCCCTCTTCCAGTTCCTCTACCTGCTCCTTATCTTCTTTTAACAGCAGGGCCTGAAACTCTCCCACGTGCGTCTTTTCCTCTCTGGCAACGTCTAAAAGTATTTTTTTAAGGTTTTTGTTCTGGGTCAGCGCCGCCATCTGCTCATACAGATTTATGGCATCTAATTCCGCTATTATCGCCGCCCGCAGTATCTCCTTGTCCAGATCCTTTGCCTTTACCTTATCCAGATTGATGGGTATCCTTGATAACATGGGTCTCACCTCCCTTCCCCAAAACCAGATACCTTGTGATCTCGGTTACGTGTTTGCCCTGAAAACGGGCGATGGCCAGTTCATTTTCAGTCGGATGGCGGCTCCCCTCCGGGCCGGCTATGGTGGAGGCCCCGTAAGGGCTGCCGCCGGAGACCTCATCGACAACCAGCAGTCCTTTTTCAGAGTAGGGCACGCCCACTATAATCATCCCGTGATGTAAGAGTGTGGTATGGAAGCTAAGGATGGTTGACTCCTGGCCCCCGTGCTGGGTGGCCGTGGAAGTAAATACACTCCCTGCCTTCCCAATCAAGGCCCCTCTCCTCCATAACCCGCCGGTCGCATCGAGAAAGGCCCGCATCTGGGCGCACATCATACCAAAGCGCGTGGGCGTACCAAAAATAACGGCATCTGCTTCGGCCAGATTCTCCATCGTGGCTACCGGCAGATGGGCAAACTGCCTCTTGGCCTCGACAGCGCCCATCTTGGCCAGAATCTCATCAGAAAGCGTCTCCGGAACCTGAAAGAGGTTGACCTGCGCGCCCGGCACTTCCCTGGCGCCTTCGGCAACTGCCTCTGCCAGACGGTACACATGGCCGTACATGCTCCAAAAGATAATATTAATTTTGACGTCTCCGCCTGCCATATTTGTCACCTCCTTTATTTACTATTCTCTAACTTCAACTTGTCCTTAGTCAAGGTAAATTGTAAGACCGTTCTCTGATCCAATCCGGAACTGTTACCGGCGGCTAAAAAGCAAGGTTATTAGGCGTTCTGGTTTAAGATTTTTAAAAATTAACCGATAATATTGGTCTAACAGGAGTTAATCCTATCAGCATCATGGAAAGGAGGGAAATTTCTGCGGATATTTACTAACTACCCAGACACGCTATATTTTAATCTTTGTATAGAAGGGAGATGATCCATGAAACTATCGTTTTCGAAGTTATCATTTTCAGGAAAAATTATCGGGCTGATTATAGCTGCCGTTATCGTCGTAAGCGTAGTAATCTTTGGTTCGACATATTATTTCGTATCCAGAGAGTTTAATCAACAAGCCCAGGGAAACATTATCACTCATGCAGATTCAGTTCAATCATCGCTCGATAATTTAAAAGAAAATATCAGTGGTGTGGCCTACTTGGTAGCCTCCAGGCCGGATGTGGCATCTGCCATCGAAAATAAGGATACGACCTTTCTCCAGCAGTTGGGCAAGGAAATCATGCAAAAAAACGGCCTGGGGTTTATTACTATAGCCGATAAGGACGGCAACGTGGTGGCCCGGGGTCACTCTGAAAAAGCAGGCGACAGCGTTCTCAAACAGATAAATGTCAAGAAGGCCCTGGCCGGAGAACCATCCGTGGGTATTGAAGAGGGGTCGGTGGTAAAATTTTCTCTCCGGGCTGGATATCCCGTTAAAGCAGGCGACCAACTAGTGGGTTCGGTTACCACAGGCGCGGATCTTTCTTCTGATAATTCTTTCGTGGATGAGATCAAGAAAAACTTTGGTGTGGAATGCACCATATTTCACAATGATACCCGTGTCTCGACCACGATTGAAAAGGAGGGCAAGAGGGCTATCGGAACCAAGATGGACAACTCCGAAGTTATCGAAACGGTCATTAATAAGGGACAGAGATTTCTCAAAAATAATAAGATCATGGGTAAGGAATATACCACGGCCTATTGGCCCATCGTCTCTGCCGATGGCAAGGTCAGCGGGATGCTTTTTATCGGTAAAGACCGGGAGTCTATTAATCGGGCCTACAGAAATATTATCTGGTCAATCCTGACCTCAGCTTTGATAGTAGGAGCGCTAATGGTTACATTGGGGTTCATCCTGGCTCGTTCCATAACCAACCCAATCAATAAGGTTGCCGACTCGCTGAACGAAAGCTCAAATCAGATTGCCCTCGCTTCCCGCGAAGTTTCTGTAGGAAGCCAGAACATGGCGGAGAGGGCATCCGAGCAAGCGGCATCTCTGGAACAAACCTCTGCCTCCCTCGAAGAGATAGATTCCATGACCAGACAAAATGCAGATAACGCCGGAAAGGCAAATAGCATGATGTCAGACACCTCGCTGGTGGTCGAACAGGCCAATACCTCCATGTCTCAATTGACCACCTCTATGCAGGCTATTTCAGAAGCAAGCAATGAAACGGCCAAGATCATTAAAACCATCGATGAGATTGCTTTTCAGACCAACTTATTGGCCTTGAATGCAGCAGTAGAGGCAGCGCGCGCCGGTGAGGCCGGGGCTGGTTTTGCTGTGGTGGCCGAAGAAGTCCGTAATCTG
It includes:
- the wrbA gene encoding NAD(P)H:quinone oxidoreductase encodes the protein MAGGDVKINIIFWSMYGHVYRLAEAVAEGAREVPGAQVNLFQVPETLSDEILAKMGAVEAKRQFAHLPVATMENLAEADAVIFGTPTRFGMMCAQMRAFLDATGGLWRRGALIGKAGSVFTSTATQHGGQESTILSFHTTLLHHGMIIVGVPYSEKGLLVVDEVSGGSPYGASTIAGPEGSRHPTENELAIARFQGKHVTEITRYLVLGKGGETHVIKDTHQSG
- a CDS encoding ferritin family protein; amino-acid sequence: MLSRIPINLDKVKAKDLDKEILRAAIIAELDAINLYEQMAALTQNKNLKKILLDVAREEKTHVGEFQALLLKEDKEQVEELEEGRKEVEEELAK
- a CDS encoding L-lactate dehydrogenase: MNDKKLSPKVAVIGTGMVGSSFAYALTIKGTVRELALINRTPERAEGEAMDLNHGLSFLSPMNIQSGGYELCRDAQVVVITAGAPQKTGETRLDLAKRNAAGIEEIVPKILEFNPSPILLMVSNPVDILTYAALKVSGLPPGQVIGSGTVLDSSRFRFLLSGNCAIDPRSVHAYIIGEHGDSEVAVWSRVNIAGIPLHEYCSICDRQCPKATKDTIFENVKKAAYDIITKKGATYYAIGLALTRIVESIIRDEHSILTVSSLVEDYYGISNVCLSLPSIVGASGIERVITASLSDGEVRALQNSVRILRESLKSLGW
- a CDS encoding methyl-accepting chemotaxis protein; translation: MKLSFSKLSFSGKIIGLIIAAVIVVSVVIFGSTYYFVSREFNQQAQGNIITHADSVQSSLDNLKENISGVAYLVASRPDVASAIENKDTTFLQQLGKEIMQKNGLGFITIADKDGNVVARGHSEKAGDSVLKQINVKKALAGEPSVGIEEGSVVKFSLRAGYPVKAGDQLVGSVTTGADLSSDNSFVDEIKKNFGVECTIFHNDTRVSTTIEKEGKRAIGTKMDNSEVIETVINKGQRFLKNNKIMGKEYTTAYWPIVSADGKVSGMLFIGKDRESINRAYRNIIWSILTSALIVGALMVTLGFILARSITNPINKVADSLNESSNQIALASREVSVGSQNMAERASEQAASLEQTSASLEEIDSMTRQNADNAGKANSMMSDTSLVVEQANTSMSQLTTSMQAISEASNETAKIIKTIDEIAFQTNLLALNAAVEAARAGEAGAGFAVVAEEVRNLAIRSAEAAKNTANLIDDTVKKIGSGCELVNKTNEAFSRVASSSKEIGELVSEISTASQEQTQGIGQISTAVAEMDKVVQANAATAEESASASEELNAQAATMKDVVSQLVTLVGGTTAHDTSSVKDRLIGIKERPGANRAEARKLASPMPKKATAQPKAHPGKINPEEVIPLDEKQNFTDF
- a CDS encoding superoxide dismutase; the protein is METSRLYTLPELPYGYRDLEPHISEEQLRIHHDKHHLAYVNGANAILEKLDKARKDGADPDMKSTLKELSFHIGGHLLHSLFWSNLAPAGKGGGKPGGALGAVLEKEFGGFERFKKEITQTAVSVEGSGWAALTFCRKTNRPIIMQVEKHNINVYPMFKILMVIDVWEHAYYLDYKNERAKFVDAFWDIVNWEEVNKRLEGL
- a CDS encoding N-6 DNA methylase, with protein sequence MLKDYLKQIADTGTRGDAREESYYQVLKSLLDEYCGSIGKKNFHITILPKKTEAGNPDFRVWDGKQHITGYIEAKDPTIEDLDRIEETEQLKRYLHTFPNVILTNFFEFRLYRNGVRTDKVLIGRPYVVHKLKTIPPLEKEPEFLQLLEKFFSFSLPKVYDAKNLAVELAKRTRFLKDEVIAQELREEQSAGKGFIRGFYKAFKDYLISGLTEDEFSDLYAQTITYGLFAARTRSENGFNRKLAYYNIPQTIGILRDVFQFVSLGALPQQMEWIVDDISEILSLTDVTKILHQFFHEGKGKDPIVHFYETFLAAYDPKTREMRGVYYTPEPVVFYIVRSLHNILKEQFSKPDGFADRNVTVLDPAAGTLTFLAEAAKLAIDEFVSKYGEGGRENFIKEHILKNLYAFELMMAPYAVGHLKMSFLLEELGYRLQRDDRVKLYLTNTLEMEEVAQTELPGMASLSEESHLAGLVKKEQPILVILGNPPYSGHSSNIGEWISSEIKAYYQVDGRPLNEKNPKWLQDDYVKFIRFAQWKIDQAGQGVLGFITNHSYLDNPTFRGMRQSLMRSFDEMYILDLHGNSLKKEKSPDGSRDENVFDIQQGVAIAIFIKKTPLGKGGIKGGSKVFHFELWGLREKKYNWLNKHDITTTKWKKLSPKSEFYLFFPRDEKLSSVYERYMKITDIFPVSSVGIVTSRDEFVIDFDRDRLRRRMSQFRDKKLPDEIIQQTYKLKDKTNWKLRDARESVAKDTDWDQTITKILYRPFDERWIFYHEAVIERSRKEVLGHMLLENVSLCFMRQVSLEESYSHFFVSKHIVDNRTFMSSRGIIQQAPLYLYNDKEKPVKRSFGGVLMLFEPKADYGVKKTNLSAKVINELSKAYKKTPSPEEIFYYIYAVLYAETYRTRYAAFLKIDFPRVPFTKDYKLFKKISEYGNRLVDLHLLKSADLDSPIARFQGKGDNRVEKLRYELFEKSPLNPSSPKRGSRDSSHNIPPLVKGGEGGFGLLFINKAQYFEGIPPDVWAYQIGGYQVCDKWLKDRKERILSLDEIQTYCRIVTAIWKTIEIQREIDGFYKDIENTI